One genomic region from Phragmites australis chromosome 1, lpPhrAust1.1, whole genome shotgun sequence encodes:
- the LOC133890883 gene encoding protein DETOXIFICATION 42-like: protein MEEHQAVAPTTPEAAEQQNQAEVAVVVAPAAAESPSNDPAEDGSPPAVKTALLGGPRRTGLHLFAMNIKNVFKLDELGAEVLGIAVPASLALTADPLASLIDTAFIGRLGSVEIAAVGVAIAVFNQVMKVCIYPLVSVTTSFVAEENAILSKGAGEEVEKEKDPDHTGASMDPEKQSAEEAVKNGGSTESDEASPAELAGGEGCAPAVGRKSGKKRRFVPSVTSALIVGAFLGLFQTVLLVAAGKPLLRLMGVKPGSPMMIPALRYLTLRALGAPAVLLSLAMQGVFRGFKDTKTPLYAIVAGDLANIILDPILIFGCRMGVIGAAIAHVLSQYLITLIMLSKLVRKVDVVPPNLKCLKFQRFLGCGFLLLARVVAVTFCVTLAASLAARHGPTAMAAFQICSQVWLATSLLADGLAVAGQAMLASAFARKDHYKVVTTTARVLQLGIVLGLALTFLLGLGMQFGAGVFTNDAAVITTIQKAVPFVASTQTLNTLAFVFDGINFGASDYAFAACSMVGVAAVSIPSLILLSSHGGFVGIWIALTIYMSVRAMASTWRMGAARGPWKFLRQ from the exons ATGGAGGAACACCAGGCAGTTGCTCCCACCACGCCCGAGGCCGCCGAGCAGCAGAACCaggcggaggtggcggtggtCGTGGCTCCGGCTGCGGCAGAGAGCCCTAGCAATGATCCCGCCGAGGAcggctcgccgccggcggtgaAGACCGCATTGCTCGGCGGGCCGCGGAGGACAGGGTTGCATCTTTTCGCTATGAACATCAAGAACGTGTTTAAGCTCGACGAGCTCGGCGCGGAGGTTCTGGGCATCGCCGTGCCGGCGTCTCTGGCGCTGACGGCCGACCCGCTGGCGTCGCTGATCGACACGGCCTTCATCGGCCGGCTGGGGTCCGTGGAGATCGCGGCCGTGGGGGTTGCCATCGCCGTGTTCAACCAGGTGATGAAGGTGTGCATCTACCCGCTCGTCAGCGTCACGACGTCCTTCGTCGCGGAGGAGAATGCCATCCTCAGCAAAGGCGCCGGAGAAGAagtagaaaaggaaaaagatccAGACCACACTGGTGCCAGCATGGACCCGGAGAAGCAATCAGCTGAAGAAGCCGTCAAGAACGGTGGCTCCACCGAGTCCGACGAGGCGTCCCCGGCCGAACTCGCCGGGGGCGAGGGATGCGCCCCTGCCGTCGGCCGGAAGAGCGGCAAGAAGCGGAGGTTCGTGCCGTCCGTGACGTCGGCGCTTATTGTGGGCGCGTTTCTGGGGCTTTTCCAGAccgtcctcctcgtcgccgccggGAAGCCACTGCTGCGCCTCATGGGCGTCAAGCCG GGTTCGCCGATGATGATCCCGGCATTGCGCTACCTGACACTGCGCGCGCTTGGCGCCCCGGCCGTGCTCCTGTCTCTTGCCATGCAAGGCGTTTTCCGAGGCTTCAAGGACACCAAGACGCCCTTATACGCCATCG TGGCCGGCGACCTGGCGAACATTATACTAGATCCGATCCTGATATTTGGCTGCCGTATGGGCGTGATCGGCGCAGCCATTGCTCATGTTCTTTCTCA GTACCTGATAACGCTGATAATGCTGAGCAAGCTTGTGAGGAAGGTGGATGTCGTCCCGCCCAACCTAAAATGCCTCAAATTCCAGCGTTTCCTCGGATGCG GGTTCCTTCTGCTGGCGAGGGTGGTGGCCGTGACGTTCTGCGTGACACTGGCGGCGTCGCTGGCCGCGCGCCACGGGCCGACCGCCATGGCGGCGTTCCAGATCTGCTCCCAGGTCTGGCTGGCCACGTCACTTCTCGCCGACGGGCTCGCCGTCGCTGGCCAG GCCATGCTTGCGAGCGCGTTCGCCAGGAAGGACCACTACAAGGTGGTCACCACCACCGCCCGTGTCCTGCAGCTCGGCATCGTCCTGGGCCTCGCCCTCACGTTTCTCCTCGGACTCGGGATGCAGTTTGGGGCCGGCGTCTTCACCAATGACGCTGCTGTCATCACGACCATCCAGAAAGCCGTTCCG TTCGTCGCCAGCACACAGACGTTGAACACGTTGGCATTCGTCTTCGACGGCATCAACTTTGGGGCGTCAGACTACGCGTTCGCTGCGTGCTCCATG GTCGGCGTGGCGGCCGTGAGCATACCGTCCCTGATCCTCCTCTCGTCGCACGGCGGGTTCGTTGGGATCTGGATCGCGCTCACCATCTACATGAGCGTCAGAGCCATGGCGAGCACCTGGAGGATGGGAGCAGCCAGGGGCCCATGGAAGTTTCTTCGGCAGTGA
- the LOC133890891 gene encoding uncharacterized protein LOC133890891, producing MASKSGELRVTLLGLALLGLLLLSHYAAPADATENAGAGAGTGMRKNSFSFNNAGGRTLTSFSMNHDSEEHRAGHAGGGH from the coding sequence ATGGCGTCCAAGTCCGGCGAGCTGCGCGTTACGCTGCTGGGCCTGGCCCTGCTGGGTCTACTGCTGCTGAGCCACTACGCGGCTCCCGCCGACGCCACTGAGAACGCCGGCGCAGGCGCCGGCACCGGCATGCGCAAGAACAGCTTCAGCTTTAACAACGCCGGCGGCCGCACGCTCACCAGCTTCAGCATGAACCACGACTCCGAGGAACACCGGGCCGGCCATGCCGGCGGCGGCCACTGA